GATGCTTGAAGGAATATGTTTACGAATAGAACTGATCGACATGTTTGATGCTGCCGTAACAAAAATAACAGCAAGACTCATAACGAATGCCGTTTCAAGTTTGGTGGTAACGGCCAGAGCTGAACAAATCCCGAGGATCTGAACGGCGATGGGGTTGTCCTCCAGAAGCGGTTTGAGTAAAACTTCTCTGAATTTAGCCATTTTGATCACCTTCCTCGATAGCCAGTTGCTTTAGGTAGAGTTCAAATCCACCTTTGCCCAGCCAGTAATGCACCAGATTGGTAACACCACGTGATGTCAGCGTGGCCCCAGCCAGTCCATCTACTTCGTGGATAGCCATTGGGTCTGATGGGTTGACTGTTCCTTTAATAACGTCAAGAACAGGTACCCCTTCGTTGTTATAGACCTTTTTGTCTATCCACTTTGCTTTCCAGTTAGGATTATCAACTTCGCCGCCGAGTCCTGGAGTTTCACCGTGTTCATAGAAACCGAAGTTCTTTACGGTGGTTAAGTCAGGAGCAAGAGCTATGAAGCCGTACATCGTTGACCACAACCCTTTGCCGTGGATAGGCAGTATCACACGTTTAAGGGTTTTA
This sequence is a window from Desulfovibrio sp. UCD-KL4C. Protein-coding genes within it:
- a CDS encoding Na(+)-translocating NADH-quinone reductase subunit C; its protein translation is MSNDSTKKVFVVAFSLCLVCSLLVSAAAVGLKSIQEENKSLARKENILKAAGIYNKDVPIAELYKQIESKVVDLSTGKYVDINADTFDQRKAAKDPSSSITIPADGDQAGIGHRSKYANVYLLKDGKTLKRVILPIHGKGLWSTMYGFIALAPDLTTVKNFGFYEHGETPGLGGEVDNPNWKAKWIDKKVYNNEGVPVLDVIKGTVNPSDPMAIHEVDGLAGATLTSRGVTNLVHYWLGKGGFELYLKQLAIEEGDQNG